The Kitasatospora sp. NBC_00374 genome has a segment encoding these proteins:
- a CDS encoding YcaO-like family protein: MRAPAREMGLPYPVTALESHAGSLLTSRTVLDWITARSAVDDTPVPVPAACIRLGREVHDQWRLHLPSASTNGLASGNTRAEAVVHGLCEVIERDTISDLTTPGQPWLPQLIDPVTVEDPHCADLIARVRAARAWLELWHLPNRFGVPVMACYLWREDQPALLVSGSGAHLDPHVALSRAITEAAQSRLTQITGSREDIHPAAYRDTVHRGPAPAPAAGADWATIARRYVAGFATDDGEAGHLAALVAHTTGTHPLVVDLTWGPHACEEFAVVKVLAPHLRYDARHTIPRPTQEVAA, from the coding sequence GTGCGCGCGCCGGCCCGGGAGATGGGGCTGCCCTACCCGGTGACCGCGCTGGAGTCGCACGCCGGCTCGCTGCTGACCTCCCGCACCGTCCTGGACTGGATCACCGCCCGATCGGCCGTGGACGACACCCCCGTGCCGGTCCCGGCCGCGTGCATACGTCTGGGCAGGGAGGTCCACGACCAGTGGCGCCTGCACCTGCCCAGCGCCTCGACCAACGGCCTGGCCTCCGGCAACACCCGCGCCGAGGCCGTCGTGCACGGCCTGTGCGAGGTGATCGAACGGGACACGATCAGCGACCTCACCACGCCCGGCCAGCCGTGGCTGCCGCAGCTCATCGACCCGGTAACCGTCGAGGACCCGCACTGCGCGGACCTGATCGCCCGGGTACGGGCGGCCCGGGCCTGGCTGGAGCTGTGGCACCTGCCGAACCGGTTCGGCGTCCCCGTCATGGCCTGCTACCTGTGGCGCGAGGACCAGCCCGCGCTGCTGGTCTCCGGCTCCGGCGCCCACTTGGACCCGCACGTCGCCCTCTCCCGGGCGATCACCGAGGCCGCGCAGTCCAGGCTTACCCAGATCACCGGCAGCCGCGAGGACATCCACCCGGCTGCCTACCGCGACACCGTTCACCGCGGCCCCGCCCCCGCCCCGGCCGCCGGGGCGGACTGGGCGACCATCGCCCGCCGGTACGTCGCCGGCTTCGCCACCGATGACGGGGAGGCCGGGCACCTGGCCGCGCTCGTCGCCCACACCACCGGCACCCACCCCCTGGTCGTCGACCTGACCTGGGGACCACACGCCTGCGAGGAGTTCGCGGTGGTCAAGGTCCTGGCGCCGCACCTGCGCTACGACGCCCGCCACACCATCCCCCGACCCACCCAGGAGGTCGCCGCGTGA
- a CDS encoding TfuA-like protein, with protein sequence MRVHVFAGPTLPTARVRELVPGAVCHPPVRHGDLLRLDTAPGDTVVVIDGLWHQSAPVRHKEILLLLAEGVRVVGAASMGALRAAELAPYGMTGVGQIFDQLRTGVLDADDEVAVLHTPDGRPLAEALVNLRTAFTRCSAAALISTDDARNLEYLARALPYTRRSWAALGRGARAAGATEAFETVDAWRRTHPYDLKREDAELALALVAAGLAPVTGAGPWAQEPWRTSFVRYWAATFRPDAAAVPFLAVLQHQQLYDPRFAARWRARVLAAVARRPPTRATPDLESAALRVAAAEGVDTAGMSGRQLAFWLTPEEIRDLVPAESLLRMMVRSARLDGAWSAWPSTRAEAGELLEAGLATTEAVAAAFALNAAVEAADARRSTAHLDPDRIARHLAARWHLAADADRAVLDAAARDRAFRDFAGAVEVARAFYLGARAAETSSPPVAVASSSVVRESQRT encoded by the coding sequence GTGAGAGTCCACGTCTTCGCCGGCCCCACCCTGCCGACTGCCCGCGTCCGCGAGCTCGTCCCGGGCGCGGTGTGCCATCCACCGGTCCGGCACGGCGACCTGCTGCGGCTCGACACCGCCCCCGGCGACACCGTGGTGGTCATCGACGGACTGTGGCACCAGAGCGCCCCGGTGCGGCACAAGGAGATCCTGCTGCTGCTGGCCGAGGGCGTGCGCGTGGTCGGCGCCGCGAGCATGGGCGCCCTTCGCGCCGCCGAGCTCGCCCCCTACGGCATGACCGGCGTCGGCCAGATCTTCGACCAGCTGCGGACCGGGGTCCTGGACGCCGACGACGAGGTGGCCGTCCTGCACACCCCCGACGGCCGGCCGCTGGCCGAGGCGCTGGTGAACCTGCGGACCGCGTTCACCCGCTGCTCGGCGGCCGCTCTGATCAGCACGGACGACGCGCGCAACCTCGAATACCTCGCCCGGGCCCTGCCCTACACCCGCCGCTCCTGGGCGGCGCTCGGCCGCGGTGCCCGCGCGGCCGGCGCCACCGAGGCGTTCGAGACCGTCGACGCCTGGCGCCGCACCCACCCGTACGACCTCAAGCGCGAGGACGCCGAGCTCGCGCTCGCCCTGGTCGCGGCCGGCCTGGCGCCGGTGACCGGCGCCGGGCCGTGGGCGCAGGAGCCGTGGCGGACCAGCTTCGTACGGTACTGGGCCGCGACTTTCCGCCCCGACGCCGCCGCGGTGCCGTTCCTCGCCGTGCTCCAGCACCAGCAGCTCTACGACCCCCGGTTCGCGGCCCGGTGGCGGGCGCGGGTCCTGGCCGCCGTCGCCCGACGTCCGCCGACCAGGGCGACGCCGGATCTGGAGAGCGCCGCGTTGCGGGTCGCCGCCGCCGAGGGAGTGGACACCGCGGGGATGTCGGGACGGCAGCTGGCGTTCTGGCTCACTCCCGAGGAGATCCGGGACCTGGTCCCCGCCGAGTCACTGCTGAGGATGATGGTCCGTTCGGCCCGGCTGGACGGCGCCTGGTCGGCGTGGCCGTCCACCCGCGCCGAGGCCGGGGAACTGCTCGAGGCGGGCTTGGCGACCACCGAGGCGGTCGCCGCCGCGTTCGCGCTGAACGCGGCCGTCGAAGCCGCCGATGCCCGCCGCAGCACCGCCCACCTGGACCCGGACCGGATCGCTCGCCACCTGGCGGCCCGCTGGCACCTGGCGGCGGACGCCGACCGGGCGGTGCTGGACGCGGCGGCCCGCGACCGGGCGTTTCGGGACTTCGCGGGCGCCGTCGAGGTCGCCCGCGCCTTCTACCTCGGGGCCCGGGCCGCGGAGACGAGCTCGCCGCCGGTCGCCGTCGCCTCTTCGTCGGTGGTCAGGGAGAGCCAGCGCACCTGA
- a CDS encoding MFS transporter has product MRLLDREAPGSVPRIGWGARVREAGAPLAIRPYRLHVTARLLSWTGSAVSPIGLAFAVLHIGGSASALGLVLAASVAPQILLLLVGGVVADRLSRARVMVWSNIVCAVAEGLAVVLLWAGAARVWHLVAMSAACGAASAFFTPAAGGIVVEVVPAEMRHAANALLKIGQNTVKVAGPALGGVLVAAFGPSWVIGWDALTFAASAVLFARIDLSAGPVKLKARFTADLREGWDDFRSRRWLWVMVCQSALVVPVWLAGYQLLGPVYGARFLGGAALWGAVVSGFTAGLVAGAAVALLWKPRWVGRVVCLGIGSMALPLGAMAAAAPLPVLIVATAAAGTGLAISMTVWASLVQERIPADRLSRTMSYSTLGQILPVPLGYLLAGPASHAFGVHSTLAAGALVIAAAAVVPLALRQVRWLSLTTDEEATATGGELVSAARAPR; this is encoded by the coding sequence GTGCGGCTGCTGGACCGGGAAGCGCCAGGATCTGTCCCACGGATCGGCTGGGGGGCCCGCGTCCGGGAGGCGGGGGCGCCGCTGGCGATCCGCCCCTACCGGCTGCACGTCACTGCCCGCCTGCTGTCCTGGACCGGATCGGCGGTTTCCCCGATCGGCCTGGCGTTCGCGGTGCTGCACATCGGTGGGAGCGCCAGCGCGCTCGGCCTGGTGCTCGCGGCCAGTGTGGCGCCGCAGATCCTGCTGCTGCTGGTGGGCGGTGTCGTGGCGGATCGGCTCTCCCGGGCCCGGGTCATGGTGTGGTCCAACATCGTCTGCGCCGTCGCGGAGGGGCTGGCGGTGGTGCTGCTGTGGGCCGGGGCCGCCCGGGTGTGGCACCTGGTGGCGATGTCGGCGGCCTGCGGGGCGGCGTCGGCGTTCTTCACCCCGGCGGCCGGTGGCATCGTGGTGGAGGTCGTGCCCGCCGAGATGCGGCACGCGGCGAACGCGCTGCTCAAGATCGGGCAGAACACGGTGAAGGTGGCCGGTCCCGCGCTGGGCGGGGTGCTGGTCGCGGCGTTTGGGCCGAGCTGGGTGATCGGGTGGGACGCGCTCACCTTTGCCGCCTCCGCGGTGCTCTTCGCGCGGATCGACCTGAGCGCCGGGCCGGTGAAGCTGAAGGCGCGGTTCACCGCCGACTTGCGCGAGGGCTGGGACGACTTCCGTTCGCGGCGCTGGCTGTGGGTGATGGTCTGCCAGTCCGCCCTGGTCGTGCCGGTTTGGCTGGCTGGCTATCAGCTGCTCGGCCCGGTCTACGGGGCCCGGTTCCTGGGCGGTGCGGCGCTGTGGGGTGCGGTGGTGTCCGGGTTCACGGCCGGGCTGGTGGCCGGCGCCGCCGTCGCGCTGCTGTGGAAGCCGCGCTGGGTCGGGCGGGTGGTGTGCCTGGGCATCGGGTCGATGGCGCTGCCGCTGGGCGCGATGGCCGCGGCCGCCCCGCTGCCGGTTCTCATCGTCGCGACCGCGGCGGCCGGCACGGGGCTGGCGATCAGCATGACCGTGTGGGCCTCCCTAGTGCAGGAGCGCATCCCCGCCGATCGCCTCAGCCGCACCATGTCGTACTCGACGCTCGGTCAGATCCTGCCGGTCCCCCTCGGCTACCTCCTTGCGGGACCGGCCTCCCACGCCTTCGGGGTCCACTCCACCCTCGCCGCAGGCGCCCTGGTGATCGCGGCGGCCGCCGTCGTGCCACTGGCGCTCCGTCAGGTGCGCTGGCTCTCCCTGACCACCGACGAAGAGGCGACGGCGACCGGCGGCGAGCTCGTCTCCGCGGCCCGGGCCCCGAGGTAG
- a CDS encoding carbohydrate binding domain-containing protein, with the protein MSSSQHRRRASRKTIALVSAATVALGAGTLVALGTGANAADTNLTANGGFETGDLSHWSCSAGTGAVVTSPAHAGSYALEATPTASDTAQCSQTVNVQPGTAYTLSGWVQGQNAYLGASGTGSNDPSTWNSSSGWSQLTTSFTTGANTNSITLYTHGWYGTGAYHADDITLSGPAGNGTPTPTPTSASPTPTPTPTPTPTGSPSSGFKFAPYLDASFGKDLSQIAGASGQKYFTLAFLNSNGGCQATMAGGDASSNITGLRNAGGDALVSTGGWNANDLARQCGTADSLAAAYQSVIDAYGLTAIDFDIEKGDQQDNLTDHSMADRRSQAIKILQQNAANAGKTLTVSLTLGVLPESGLNADNLYIVKSAINAGVRVDLVNIMTMDYYENNGGAMGDRAAQAAQKLHDQLAQLLPGKSDAELWSLIGITPMIGQNDDPNEVFTVADARTVLAFARQHHVGRLAFWSVGRDQQGCTGGGASASCSGIDSQPYEFTKVFEQYTG; encoded by the coding sequence ATGTCATCCTCACAGCACCGCCGACGTGCCTCCCGCAAGACGATTGCCCTGGTCAGCGCCGCCACAGTCGCTCTGGGCGCAGGCACCCTGGTCGCGCTCGGGACCGGGGCCAACGCGGCAGACACCAATCTGACGGCCAATGGCGGCTTCGAGACCGGAGACCTGTCCCACTGGTCATGCTCGGCCGGCACCGGCGCAGTCGTCACCAGCCCGGCCCACGCCGGGTCCTACGCACTCGAGGCCACCCCGACGGCCAGTGACACCGCACAATGCAGCCAGACCGTCAACGTGCAGCCCGGCACCGCCTACACTCTCAGCGGCTGGGTCCAGGGCCAGAACGCCTACCTCGGGGCGAGCGGAACCGGCAGCAATGACCCGAGCACGTGGAACAGCTCATCCGGCTGGAGCCAACTCACCACGAGCTTCACCACCGGAGCCAATACCAACAGCATCACGCTCTACACCCACGGCTGGTACGGCACGGGCGCGTACCACGCCGACGACATCACTCTCAGCGGCCCCGCAGGCAACGGGACTCCCACCCCGACCCCGACTTCCGCCTCCCCCACCCCGACCCCGACCCCCACGCCCACGCCCACAGGCAGCCCGAGCAGCGGCTTCAAGTTCGCCCCGTATCTCGATGCCAGCTTCGGCAAGGATCTCAGCCAGATCGCCGGCGCGTCCGGGCAGAAGTACTTCACCCTGGCATTCCTCAACTCCAACGGCGGCTGCCAGGCCACGATGGCGGGCGGCGACGCCAGCTCCAACATCACCGGCCTGCGCAACGCGGGTGGCGACGCCCTGGTCTCCACCGGCGGCTGGAACGCGAACGACCTGGCGCGACAGTGCGGGACCGCAGACAGTCTCGCCGCCGCCTACCAATCGGTCATCGACGCCTACGGACTCACAGCAATCGACTTCGACATCGAGAAGGGCGACCAGCAGGACAACCTCACCGACCACTCGATGGCCGACCGCCGATCCCAGGCCATCAAGATCCTGCAGCAGAACGCAGCCAACGCGGGAAAGACCCTCACGGTCTCCCTCACCCTCGGGGTGCTGCCGGAGTCGGGGCTCAACGCCGACAACCTCTACATCGTCAAGTCCGCGATCAACGCTGGCGTCCGCGTCGACCTGGTGAACATCATGACCATGGACTACTACGAGAACAACGGCGGCGCCATGGGCGACCGCGCGGCCCAGGCCGCCCAGAAGCTGCACGACCAGCTCGCACAGCTGCTCCCCGGCAAGTCCGACGCGGAGCTTTGGTCACTCATCGGCATCACTCCGATGATCGGCCAGAACGACGACCCCAACGAGGTGTTCACGGTCGCCGACGCCCGCACCGTCCTGGCCTTCGCCCGGCAGCACCACGTCGGGCGACTGGCCTTCTGGTCCGTCGGCCGTGACCAGCAGGGCTGCACGGGCGGCGGCGCCTCCGCCAGCTGCAGCGGGATCGACTCACAGCCGTACGAGTTCACCAAGGTCTTCGAGCAGTACACCGGCTGA
- a CDS encoding MerR family transcriptional regulator: MGRAAEMTGTTPGFLRALGEHGLITPLRSEGGHRRYSRYQLRIAMRARDLVDQGTPIDAACRIVILEDQLEEALRINEQLRGSQHGQKPAADT, translated from the coding sequence ATGGGCCGCGCCGCCGAGATGACCGGCACCACCCCCGGCTTCCTACGCGCCCTCGGCGAACACGGCCTCATCACCCCACTACGCTCGGAGGGCGGACACCGCCGCTACTCCCGCTACCAGCTGCGCATCGCGATGCGCGCTCGCGACCTCGTCGACCAGGGCACCCCGATCGACGCCGCCTGCCGCATCGTCATCCTCGAAGACCAACTCGAGGAAGCCCTGCGCATCAACGAGCAGCTCCGCGGCTCCCAGCACGGCCAGAAGCCCGCAGCCGACACCTGA
- a CDS encoding helicase associated domain-containing protein, with the protein MAARADPPGEDGLAWARVWAKGHGGSLAAPARAPVGGYAIGTWLSELRASAQVPAGEQGALSPERRRALEVIDPWWCPAWPITWQRTYATARLWWLESDGLVDWTTLPADTVYEGEQLGRWVQAPRAGWPGLEGDQRDLLAARGIEEDQELVAAKAAAEAKPTVSRTDRFAQGLAALAAFVERERHANVRRPHKEPLESVEAGPGGEEQVVVSHFALGTWLNNQKARRAKLTPGQLAQLAEHGVEWA; encoded by the coding sequence ATGGCCGCGCGCGCCGACCCGCCCGGGGAGGACGGGTTGGCCTGGGCGCGGGTATGGGCGAAGGGGCATGGTGGGTCGTTAGCGGCGCCGGCGCGGGCGCCGGTCGGCGGGTACGCGATCGGGACGTGGCTGTCGGAGCTGCGGGCGTCGGCCCAGGTGCCGGCGGGCGAGCAGGGGGCGCTGTCGCCCGAGCGGCGGCGGGCGCTGGAGGTGATCGACCCGTGGTGGTGCCCGGCCTGGCCGATCACCTGGCAGCGCACCTATGCGACCGCCCGGCTGTGGTGGCTGGAGTCCGACGGCCTGGTCGACTGGACCACCCTGCCGGCGGACACCGTGTACGAGGGTGAGCAGCTCGGCCGCTGGGTGCAGGCACCGAGGGCCGGCTGGCCCGGTCTGGAGGGGGACCAGCGGGACCTGCTCGCCGCGAGAGGCATCGAGGAGGACCAGGAGCTGGTGGCCGCGAAGGCCGCTGCCGAAGCGAAGCCGACGGTGTCCCGCACGGACCGGTTCGCCCAGGGCCTGGCGGCGCTGGCGGCCTTCGTCGAGCGGGAGCGGCACGCCAACGTCCGGCGCCCGCACAAGGAGCCGCTGGAGAGCGTGGAGGCCGGCCCCGGCGGTGAGGAGCAGGTCGTGGTGTCGCACTTCGCCTTGGGTACGTGGCTCAACAACCAGAAGGCCCGCCGGGCGAAGCTGACCCCGGGCCAGCTCGCGCAGCTCGCCGAACACGGCGTGGAGTGGGCGTGA
- a CDS encoding trypsin-like peptidase domain-containing protein: MGTGFLVAEDLLISCAHVLVDGGYGPGDAVSLVFPRAPGAPSVRGRVLEDGWRDPQEQDIALVRLEHVPAGTAPLPLGSAAGCRGHRVRSLGFPTQAPPGGHFGSATAGGLLLAADDAGDLLQLTGANDLTTGFSGGPILDETTGLVVGMLTAITAPDSHDRGQGIAYATPTAVLREAWPALAVRDVSPYRALEPFTAEHARWFRGREEAVRQVLAGLAGGRRVVLLLGPSGSGKSSLVQAGVLPALAAGRLPGSDRWRQVLARPGPDLPAALEQAGLPGAATAGIGAAVTGLLAADATHDRVVLVVDQFEELLAPTAGPQALQTLAGITEAIGSDATLSVVLVMRDDFYSRLSALAPELLQAALQTRGVLNVPATLTSSELDAIVTGPAHDLEVSFEPGLAQRIIADVLALNPRTAADFAAPVTALPLLEVALTRLWERRLDHDGRLTHEAYRRIGAVTGALADWYNAALRELDQRQRDVAQRILTALVRPANEALHIPAVRQQLPLDELRDLAAADGTPQALQAVEEVLAVLSRHRIVTTDRVREPEPAGDAEGTPVAELIHDALIRDWDTLRRWVEQDARFHDWLHRARIQHARWQEHRDPQDLPAGTVLAEGTDWSALRRLPAELEAFLDAGRRRQQAAIRRSRRLNTVLATLLALALIASGVAFWQRQTAVTAQHAAQSRQLAAQSDSLISTNPDLAALLAVAAYRVSPTGEAATSLNAAANLPLRHRLTGHAGSMDSVAFSPDGRTLATVGRDSMVRLWEVATGKELMTFSGHTDWMASVAFSPDGRTLATAGRDSTARLWEVATGKELMTFSGHTDSVYSVAFSPDGRTLATAARDSTVRLWEVATGKTITTFTGHTDSVYSVAFSPDGRTLATAGRDSTVRLWEVATGKTITTLTGHTGAVASVAFSPDGRTLATAAGDSMVRLWEVATGKELMTFSGHTDSVYSVAFSPDGHTLATAAEDRTVRLWEVATGKDVTILTGHTYSVLSVAFSPDGHTLATAGNEGTVRLWEVATGKTITTLTGHTDSVDSVAFSPDGRTLATAARDSTVRLWEVATGKVVTTLTGHTLSMDSVAFSPDGRTLATADGDYTTLWEVATGKAVTTLTGHTDSVDSVAFSPDGRILATADGDDATLWEVATGKVVTTLTGHTSAVSSVAFSPDGRTLATADGDYTTLWEVATGKAVTTLTGHTYSMDSVAFSPDGRILATADGDDATLWEVATGKELTTLTGHTDSVDSVAFSPDGRTLATASRDSTARLWEVATGKAITTLTGHTGWVSSVAFSPDGRTLVTASRDHTARLWTYAAPEAAISTICEAVARDLTPDEKALYLPGQSVGPICPA; the protein is encoded by the coding sequence GTGGGGACCGGCTTTCTGGTCGCCGAGGACCTGCTGATCAGCTGCGCGCACGTTCTGGTGGACGGCGGCTACGGTCCCGGTGACGCGGTGTCGCTGGTCTTCCCGCGCGCGCCCGGTGCCCCGTCGGTGAGGGGCCGGGTGCTGGAGGACGGGTGGCGCGACCCGCAGGAGCAGGACATCGCCCTCGTGCGACTGGAACACGTGCCGGCGGGTACGGCCCCGCTGCCGCTGGGGTCTGCGGCGGGCTGCCGCGGGCACCGGGTGCGCTCGCTCGGCTTTCCCACGCAGGCACCGCCGGGCGGTCACTTCGGGTCCGCCACGGCCGGCGGGCTGCTGCTGGCCGCCGACGACGCCGGTGATCTGCTGCAGCTGACCGGTGCCAACGATCTGACCACCGGGTTCAGCGGCGGGCCGATCCTCGACGAGACGACCGGTCTGGTGGTCGGCATGCTCACCGCCATCACCGCGCCCGACAGTCACGACCGCGGCCAGGGCATCGCCTACGCCACCCCGACCGCGGTGCTGCGCGAAGCGTGGCCCGCACTGGCCGTGCGCGACGTGTCGCCGTACCGGGCGCTGGAGCCGTTCACCGCCGAGCACGCCCGCTGGTTCCGGGGCCGCGAGGAGGCGGTGCGCCAGGTTCTGGCGGGCCTGGCGGGCGGGCGGCGGGTGGTGCTGCTGCTCGGACCCTCCGGGTCGGGCAAGTCCTCCCTGGTCCAGGCGGGGGTGCTGCCGGCGCTGGCGGCCGGACGGCTGCCGGGCAGTGACCGCTGGCGCCAGGTGCTCGCGCGGCCGGGCCCGGACCTGCCGGCCGCCCTCGAACAGGCCGGCCTCCCGGGGGCCGCCACAGCGGGGATCGGGGCGGCCGTCACCGGACTGCTGGCCGCCGATGCGACCCACGACCGCGTGGTGCTGGTCGTCGACCAGTTCGAGGAACTCCTCGCGCCCACCGCCGGACCACAGGCCCTTCAGACCCTCGCCGGGATCACCGAGGCGATCGGGTCCGACGCCACGCTCAGCGTGGTCCTCGTGATGCGCGACGACTTCTACTCCCGGCTGTCCGCGCTGGCCCCCGAACTGCTGCAAGCCGCACTGCAGACGCGGGGCGTGCTCAACGTGCCCGCCACGCTCACCAGCAGCGAACTGGACGCGATCGTCACCGGGCCCGCCCACGACCTGGAGGTGAGCTTCGAGCCGGGACTGGCACAGCGGATCATCGCCGACGTCCTGGCCCTGAACCCCCGCACGGCCGCGGACTTCGCGGCGCCGGTCACCGCGCTGCCCCTGCTCGAAGTCGCCCTCACCCGCCTGTGGGAACGCCGCCTCGACCACGACGGCCGCCTCACCCACGAGGCCTACCGCCGCATCGGCGCCGTCACCGGCGCCCTGGCCGACTGGTACAACGCCGCCCTCCGCGAACTCGACCAGCGACAGCGGGACGTCGCACAGAGGATCCTGACGGCCCTGGTCCGCCCCGCCAACGAGGCCCTGCACATCCCGGCGGTACGCCAGCAGCTCCCGCTCGACGAGCTACGCGACCTGGCCGCCGCCGACGGCACACCCCAGGCGCTACAGGCCGTCGAGGAGGTCCTGGCCGTACTCTCCCGCCACCGCATCGTCACCACCGACCGGGTACGCGAGCCCGAGCCGGCGGGCGACGCGGAGGGAACCCCGGTGGCCGAGCTGATCCACGACGCGCTCATCCGCGACTGGGACACCCTGCGCCGCTGGGTCGAGCAGGACGCCCGGTTCCACGACTGGCTCCACCGCGCCCGCATCCAGCACGCCCGCTGGCAGGAACACCGCGACCCTCAGGACCTACCCGCCGGAACCGTCCTCGCGGAGGGCACCGACTGGTCGGCACTCCGCCGCCTGCCGGCTGAACTCGAAGCCTTCCTCGATGCCGGACGCCGCCGCCAGCAGGCCGCCATCCGGCGCAGCAGGCGCCTCAACACCGTCCTGGCCACCCTCCTCGCCCTCGCCTTGATCGCCTCGGGGGTGGCTTTCTGGCAGCGGCAGACAGCGGTCACCGCCCAGCACGCCGCCCAGTCCCGGCAGCTCGCCGCCCAGTCCGACTCCCTGATCAGCACCAACCCCGATCTCGCCGCCCTCCTCGCGGTCGCCGCCTACCGCGTCAGCCCGACCGGGGAAGCCGCCACCAGCCTCAACGCCGCCGCGAACCTTCCCCTGCGCCACCGCCTCACCGGCCACGCCGGCTCCATGGACTCGGTGGCGTTCAGTCCCGACGGCCGCACCCTTGCCACCGTCGGCAGGGACAGCATGGTGCGGTTGTGGGAGGTGGCGACGGGCAAGGAACTCATGACTTTCTCCGGCCACACCGACTGGATGGCCTCGGTGGCGTTCAGTCCCGACGGGCGCACCCTCGCCACCGCCGGCAGGGACAGCACAGCGCGGTTGTGGGAGGTGGCGACGGGCAAGGAACTTATGACTTTCTCCGGCCACACCGACTCCGTGTACTCGGTGGCGTTCAGCCCCGACGGGCGCACCCTCGCCACCGCCGCCAGGGACAGCACGGTGCGGCTGTGGGAGGTGGCGACGGGCAAGACCATCACCACCTTCACCGGCCACACCGACTCCGTGTACTCGGTGGCGTTCAGCCCCGACGGGCGCACCCTCGCCACCGCCGGCAGGGACAGCACGGTGCGGCTGTGGGAGGTGGCGACGGGCAAGACCATCACCACCCTCACCGGCCATACCGGCGCAGTGGCCTCGGTGGCGTTCAGTCCCGACGGTCGCACCCTTGCCACCGCCGCCGGGGACAGCATGGTGCGGTTGTGGGAGGTGGCGACGGGCAAGGAACTTATGACTTTCTCCGGCCACACCGACTCCGTGTACTCGGTGGCGTTCAGCCCCGACGGCCATACCCTCGCCACCGCCGCCGAGGACAGGACGGTGCGGCTGTGGGAGGTGGCGACGGGCAAGGACGTCACTATCCTCACCGGCCACACCTACTCCGTGCTCTCGGTGGCGTTCAGCCCCGACGGGCACACCCTTGCCACTGCTGGCAACGAGGGGACGGTGCGGTTGTGGGAGGTGGCGACGGGCAAGACCATCACCACCCTCACCGGCCACACCGACTCCGTGGACTCGGTGGCGTTCAGTCCCGACGGTCGCACCCTCGCCACCGCCGCCAGGGACAGCACGGTGCGGCTGTGGGAGGTGGCGACGGGCAAGGTCGTCACCACCCTCACCGGCCACACCCTCTCCATGGACTCGGTGGCGTTCAGTCCCGACGGTCGCACCCTCGCCACCGCCGACGGCGACTACACCACACTCTGGGAGGTGGCGACCGGCAAGGCCGTCACCACCCTCACCGGCCACACCGATTCCGTGGACTCGGTGGCGTTCAGTCCCGACGGCCGCATCCTCGCCACCGCCGACGGCGACGACGCCACGTTGTGGGAGGTGGCGACGGGCAAGGTCGTCACCACCCTCACCGGCCACACCAGCGCAGTGTCCTCGGTGGCGTTCAGTCCCGACGGTCGCACCCTCGCCACCGCCGACGGCGACTACACCACACTCTGGGAGGTGGCGACCGGCAAGGCCGTCACCACCCTCACCGGCCACACCTACTCCATGGACTCGGTGGCGTTCAGTCCCGACGGCCGCATCCTCGCCACCGCCGACGGCGACGACGCCACGTTGTGGGAGGTGGCGACGGGCAAGGAACTCACCACCCTCACCGGCCACACCGATTCCGTGGACTCGGTGGCGTTCAGTCCCGACGGCCGCACCCTCGCCACCGCCAGCAGGGACAGCACGGCGCGGTTGTGGGAGGTGGCGACGGGCAAGGCCATCACCACCCTCACCGGCCATACCGGCTGGGTGTCTTCGGTGGCGTTCAGCCCCGACGGCCGCACCCTCGTCACAGCTAGCAGGGACCACACCGCCCGGCTGTGGACCTACGCCGCGCCGGAGGCCGCGATCAGCACAATCTGCGAGGCCGTCGCCCGTGACCTCACCCCTGACGAAAAGGCGCTATACCTGCCCGGACAGTCCGTCGGACCTATCTGCCCCGCATGA
- a CDS encoding CU044_2847 family protein yields MGQQLARVPLDGGGSILVEAADGAAGPVKAGRVGDAIRDLPVGLSAALEPVTDLARTVLRRLRDAGPAEVEVEFGVDLSTEAGVVITKTAANCHLTVTMVWRKDDTDTGPALTTGDPASG; encoded by the coding sequence GTGGGGCAGCAGTTGGCGCGGGTGCCGTTGGACGGCGGGGGCTCGATCCTTGTCGAGGCCGCGGACGGTGCGGCCGGGCCGGTGAAGGCGGGCCGGGTCGGGGACGCGATCCGTGATCTGCCGGTGGGGCTGAGCGCGGCCCTGGAGCCGGTCACCGACCTGGCGCGCACTGTGCTGAGGCGGTTGCGTGACGCGGGGCCGGCGGAGGTGGAGGTCGAGTTCGGGGTCGATCTCTCCACGGAGGCCGGGGTGGTGATCACCAAGACTGCGGCCAACTGCCATCTGACGGTGACGATGGTGTGGCGCAAGGACGACACCGACACCGGGCCCGCCCTTACGACGGGCGACCCGGCGTCGGGCTGA